In Sulfuracidifex metallicus DSM 6482 = JCM 9184, a single window of DNA contains:
- a CDS encoding hotdog domain-containing protein, whose amino-acid sequence MYKLETFYNVFPWHTNHFGSLHGGIYMNWLVDTAGLLMSSVSKGNYLLASVDYIFLIKPARIGDIVRVIAEVTGIWNTSVEVRVKGCISKGGTEKEELGAFSYMTLVATDEHNRPRQIDLKDKFVNDEESERRKEKRLQRRKEVLSDQEDLLTDMTFSRSYTRTIYPEHAFGNGILYAGKMYTMLDEPWQSLLKCTPKVMYLQFLLEVLIS is encoded by the coding sequence ATGTACAAATTAGAAACGTTCTATAACGTCTTTCCTTGGCATACTAACCATTTCGGTTCCTTACATGGAGGAATTTATATGAATTGGTTAGTAGATACTGCAGGTTTATTAATGTCTTCAGTAAGCAAAGGAAATTACCTTCTAGCATCTGTTGATTACATATTTCTCATAAAGCCAGCAAGGATAGGTGATATAGTAAGGGTGATTGCTGAAGTAACGGGAATATGGAACACATCTGTAGAGGTTAGAGTTAAGGGATGTATAAGCAAAGGAGGTACTGAAAAAGAAGAATTAGGAGCATTTAGCTATATGACCTTAGTTGCTACAGACGAACATAACAGACCTAGGCAAATAGATCTTAAAGATAAGTTTGTTAACGATGAGGAGAGCGAAAGGAGAAAAGAAAAGAGGTTACAAAGAAGAAAGGAGGTATTATCAGATCAAGAAGACCTACTTACAGATATGACGTTCTCTAGGTCTTATACTAGAACAATATATCCGGAGCATGCATTTGGAAATGGAATTCTTTATGCGGGTAAAATGTACACTATGTTAGACGAGCCATGGCAATCATTGCTAAAATGTACTCCAAAGGTAATGTATTTACAGTTTCTACTGGAAGTGCTGATTTCTTAA
- a CDS encoding HIT domain-containing protein, whose translation MENLWAPWRSTYIQNTTNKSNEGECLFCRLHNEHQDEKNLIVKRSKFSFVVLNAFPYNAGHVMVVPYRHVPSIEVLSDDEMIDVFHLVKASIEAIRKAYNPQGFNVGINIGRVAGAGVENHVHIHIVPRWNGDANFMPVISNTKVISEALVDTYSKLYEKLKEE comes from the coding sequence ATGGAAAACTTATGGGCACCATGGAGGTCTACATATATTCAGAATACTACTAATAAGAGCAACGAAGGAGAATGTCTATTTTGCAGGCTTCATAATGAACATCAAGACGAAAAAAATCTCATTGTAAAAAGAAGTAAGTTTTCATTCGTAGTTTTAAATGCATTTCCATATAATGCTGGGCACGTCATGGTAGTTCCTTATAGACATGTTCCATCAATTGAAGTTCTTTCTGACGACGAGATGATAGACGTGTTTCATCTAGTTAAAGCTAGTATAGAGGCCATAAGGAAAGCTTACAATCCGCAAGGATTCAATGTTGGAATAAACATAGGAAGAGTTGCAGGGGCAGGGGTTGAAAATCACGTTCATATTCACATAGTTCCTAGATGGAATGGTGACGCTAACTTTATGCCAGTAATATCGAATACTAAGGTTATATCAGAAGCCTTGGTAGATACATATTCTAAGTTATATGAAAAACTCAAAGAAGAATGA
- a CDS encoding nicotinamide-nucleotide adenylyltransferase, with protein MLRGIYPGRFQPFHLGHLEVLKWGLNKVDELIVLVGSAQESHTLTNPFTAGERIEMIRGTLIENEIDLSKIIIIPIPDILMNSVWAHHVSMYVPSFSILFARNPLVVRIFKEAGYSTIIPPAFNREKYNSTLIRKLMITNGNWKDLVSESTYTFIKSIKGDERLKEIVGSDK; from the coding sequence ATGCTTAGAGGGATTTACCCAGGGAGATTTCAACCATTCCATTTAGGACACTTGGAAGTCCTTAAATGGGGGCTTAATAAGGTAGACGAACTAATAGTTTTAGTAGGCAGCGCACAGGAAAGTCACACACTGACAAATCCATTTACCGCAGGAGAAAGAATCGAAATGATAAGAGGAACTTTAATTGAAAATGAAATAGATCTTTCTAAAATTATTATAATACCTATTCCAGATATATTAATGAATAGCGTTTGGGCCCATCATGTAAGTATGTATGTGCCTTCCTTTTCTATTCTTTTCGCAAGAAATCCATTAGTAGTTAGAATCTTTAAAGAGGCAGGATATAGCACTATTATACCTCCTGCTTTTAATAGAGAGAAATATAACTCCACTTTAATAAGAAAGCTAATGATAACTAACGGAAACTGGAAGGATCTAGTTTCGGAAAGTACATACACCTTTATTAAATCAATAAAGGGAGATGAAAGATTAAAAGAAATAGTTGGAAGTGATAAATAG
- a CDS encoding SAM-dependent chlorinase/fluorinase, translating to MAKTNNIAILTDFSLYDNYNGVMEGVIRNFNKDAKISYLSGNVKKFNLSSAAYLLYTGYRFFPKRTVFLVVVDPGVGTERHPIVAKTKNYYFVGPDNGILYPAIMDDGISEIRIISNPKLFLSNQISRTFHGRDIFAISAALISVGVQLDTFGNRKDERDLVPYNIKFFKRDSCGIIAKVIYVDNFGNVALNIHKSEINLIDDKIVRIKTRNGEYNARVVKTFGYGKENELIIYSNGFGFIEIGINKGSAHDILKTSEGDEVCLEGFTQGDFNHSI from the coding sequence ATGGCAAAGACGAATAACATTGCAATTTTAACAGATTTCAGTCTTTATGATAACTATAACGGAGTAATGGAAGGAGTAATAAGGAACTTCAATAAGGACGCAAAAATTTCGTATTTGTCGGGTAATGTAAAGAAATTTAACTTGAGCAGTGCAGCATATCTTCTCTACACAGGTTATAGATTCTTTCCAAAACGTACCGTATTCCTAGTTGTTGTAGATCCAGGAGTTGGGACAGAAAGACATCCTATCGTGGCTAAGACTAAAAACTATTACTTTGTAGGACCAGATAATGGCATTTTATATCCAGCAATTATGGATGACGGAATTTCAGAAATTCGAATAATCTCAAATCCTAAACTGTTTCTTTCTAACCAAATTTCTAGAACATTTCATGGTAGAGACATTTTCGCAATCTCAGCGGCTCTAATCTCTGTAGGAGTTCAGCTGGATACATTTGGAAATAGGAAAGACGAAAGAGATCTAGTTCCATATAACATAAAATTTTTCAAAAGAGATAGTTGCGGAATTATAGCGAAGGTAATATATGTTGATAATTTTGGTAATGTTGCATTAAATATACATAAAAGTGAAATTAATCTAATTGATGATAAAATAGTAAGAATAAAAACTAGAAACGGAGAATACAACGCTAGGGTAGTGAAAACGTTTGGATATGGAAAGGAGAACGAATTAATTATTTATAGCAATGGGTTTGGGTTTATTGAAATTGGAATTAATAAAGGAAGTGCTCATGATATTCTCAAAACTTCAGAAGGAGATGAGGTATGCTTAGAGGGATTTACCCAGGGAGATTTCAACCATTCCATTTAG
- a CDS encoding adenylosuccinate synthetase: MLDIVVGGFYGDEGKGKIVSYLGINDNPNLSIRTGGINAGHTISFQGKTWKLRIVPSSFLNRNTLLALGPGAVTSIDALMNEIKETEISNRFFIDKHAAIITEDERKREREDEYLMKVIGSTGQGVGYAESERILRKLKLASQYPKLEKFLADIPKMTIETIENGGKVLVEGTQGFLLSLYHGNYPYVTSRNTTSSGVLSEVGVGPKYVNNVIVIFKSFVTRVGEGPLEGELSVEEAKKRGLIEFGTVTGRQRRASEFNINLAKDSVKINSATQVAITKLDALFKEVYKVRNYDKLPMEAKRWIENIENELKVPVTLIGTGEDTNDIIDLRKEKIGE; encoded by the coding sequence ATGCTAGATATTGTAGTAGGAGGTTTTTATGGAGATGAAGGTAAAGGTAAAATAGTATCTTACTTAGGAATTAACGATAATCCAAATTTATCCATTAGAACAGGAGGAATAAATGCTGGTCACACTATATCGTTTCAAGGTAAGACTTGGAAATTAAGAATAGTTCCTTCTTCATTTCTAAATAGAAATACACTATTAGCACTAGGACCAGGGGCCGTAACTTCCATAGACGCATTGATGAATGAAATAAAAGAAACTGAGATAAGCAATAGATTCTTTATAGATAAGCATGCGGCAATAATTACTGAGGACGAAAGGAAAAGGGAAAGAGAAGACGAATACCTTATGAAGGTAATAGGTAGTACTGGACAAGGAGTGGGATATGCCGAAAGTGAGAGAATACTAAGAAAATTAAAGTTAGCTTCCCAGTATCCTAAGCTAGAGAAATTTTTAGCTGATATACCAAAAATGACAATAGAGACTATAGAAAATGGTGGAAAAGTTCTAGTTGAAGGAACACAAGGTTTCTTATTAAGTTTGTACCATGGAAACTATCCTTACGTAACGAGTAGAAATACTACTTCTTCAGGCGTTTTAAGTGAGGTTGGAGTAGGTCCAAAATATGTTAATAATGTAATAGTAATATTCAAAAGCTTTGTTACACGAGTAGGAGAAGGACCTCTAGAAGGAGAATTAAGTGTGGAGGAAGCTAAGAAGAGAGGTTTAATAGAATTTGGTACTGTTACTGGTAGGCAAAGAAGGGCTTCTGAATTTAATATAAATTTGGCTAAGGACTCTGTTAAAATTAATTCTGCAACACAAGTAGCTATAACTAAGCTTGATGCTCTATTTAAAGAAGTATATAAGGTAAGAAATTACGATAAGTTACCCATGGAAGCCAAGAGATGGATTGAAAATATAGAGAACGAATTGAAAGTTCCGGTTACGCTAATTGGAACTGGAGAAGATACAAATGATATAATAGATCTAAGAAAAGAAAAAATTGGTGAATAA
- a CDS encoding RsmB/NOP family class I SAM-dependent RNA methyltransferase: MTSKPEVYLKTYDKIFRYSRLHGDANLSKRFHIMDYMVSRYLEIFREKSDVEQFLNYCQYPLRKTIRYNSLKINKQEFEKVMNENGFKIKRIKDINIGYEIIEMPKKPTLGSTLEYMKGYYHIQSKSSMIPPLMLAPSENDVVLDMAAAPGGKTTEMAQLMSNRGLIMAVERSRCRTKSLQSNINRLGVLNTVIVRTDSVNLRKMNFNFDKILLDAPCSGEGIMYKDPSRKQKTSPADLKQFALNQLKLIETAFNLLKDGGRLVYSTCSIGPEEDEFIINYAVTELGMKVIKNVSFNYSNGIKEFNGISFEESVSQCIRIYPHIHNTEGFFICQLEKE, from the coding sequence ATGACATCTAAACCTGAAGTATACTTAAAGACTTATGACAAGATATTTCGCTATTCTAGGCTTCATGGAGACGCTAACCTCAGTAAACGTTTTCATATAATGGATTACATGGTGTCAAGATATTTAGAGATATTTAGAGAGAAAAGCGATGTAGAACAGTTTCTGAATTATTGTCAATATCCTTTACGAAAGACTATAAGATATAATTCATTAAAAATTAATAAACAGGAATTTGAAAAAGTAATGAATGAAAATGGATTTAAGATAAAAAGAATAAAAGATATAAATATAGGATATGAGATAATAGAAATGCCAAAAAAGCCAACACTAGGTTCAACATTAGAGTATATGAAAGGCTATTATCATATACAAAGTAAATCATCCATGATTCCACCTCTAATGTTGGCACCATCAGAGAATGATGTAGTTCTAGATATGGCTGCAGCTCCCGGAGGTAAAACTACCGAGATGGCTCAGCTAATGTCGAATCGAGGATTAATAATGGCTGTTGAAAGATCTAGATGTAGAACTAAATCTTTACAAAGCAATATTAATAGATTAGGAGTTCTAAACACTGTAATTGTAAGGACCGATTCTGTTAATTTGAGGAAAATGAACTTTAATTTTGACAAAATTCTTTTAGATGCACCTTGTTCAGGAGAGGGAATTATGTATAAGGATCCTTCAAGGAAACAGAAAACTTCCCCAGCCGATTTAAAACAATTTGCTTTAAACCAATTGAAATTAATAGAGACTGCATTTAATTTACTTAAAGATGGAGGGAGACTTGTATATTCAACGTGTAGCATAGGTCCTGAAGAGGACGAGTTCATTATTAACTATGCAGTAACTGAACTAGGTATGAAGGTGATTAAGAACGTCTCTTTTAATTATTCAAATGGAATAAAAGAGTTCAATGGGATTTCTTTCGAAGAAAGTGTGTCGCAATGCATCAGAATTTATCCACATATTCATAATACAGAGGGATTTTTTATATGTCAACTAGAAAAGGAATAA
- a CDS encoding prephenate dehydratase domain-containing protein → MVKHSSICFLGPLGSFSHHAAALVAENRELLPKVTITDVFRSVDNDECTEGLVPIENSLEGPVNETLDNLFYKENIFVNLEIELPINLVIASIGDNFDMVYSHSHALQECREYLSRRRLSKIIPVESTSKAAEMASKDPRSAAICSEMAARLYGLKIIDYNIQDNINITRFFLISKTEMQKGNKSSMIFTIPHISGSLYHVLGKFYEEKVNLSMIYSRPLKNIPWRYYFYIEYEGEKNHKLIEKLKGVTTSLYFKGSYEKLSNNYTRL, encoded by the coding sequence ATGGTAAAACATAGCTCGATATGTTTTCTAGGTCCTTTAGGTTCATTTTCTCATCATGCAGCAGCTCTAGTGGCTGAAAACAGAGAACTTTTGCCTAAGGTTACCATTACAGATGTCTTTAGGTCAGTTGATAATGATGAGTGCACCGAAGGTTTAGTTCCAATAGAAAATTCTCTAGAAGGACCAGTAAATGAAACTTTAGATAACCTCTTCTATAAAGAGAATATATTTGTTAACCTCGAAATAGAACTGCCTATAAATCTAGTTATAGCTTCCATTGGAGATAACTTTGATATGGTTTATTCTCACTCACATGCACTTCAAGAGTGCAGAGAATATCTTTCTAGAAGGAGATTATCAAAGATAATACCAGTTGAAAGCACTTCTAAGGCTGCAGAAATGGCATCAAAGGACCCTAGATCAGCAGCTATATGTTCTGAAATGGCAGCTAGATTATACGGTCTCAAAATCATAGATTATAATATACAAGATAATATTAATATTACTAGATTTTTTTTAATTTCAAAAACAGAGATGCAGAAAGGTAACAAATCAAGTATGATTTTTACCATACCCCATATATCTGGTTCTCTTTATCATGTCTTAGGGAAGTTTTATGAGGAAAAGGTAAACCTTTCGATGATATATTCTAGACCCTTGAAAAATATTCCATGGAGGTATTATTTTTATATTGAATATGAGGGAGAGAAAAACCATAAGTTAATAGAAAAACTCAAAGGCGTTACAACTTCATTATATTTTAAAGGAAGTTATGAGAAACTTTCAAATAACTACACCAGGCTTTAG
- the ilvA gene encoding threonine ammonia-lyase — protein MKYVDLFEKVREAKERISPYIHETPVEYSTTFSRRSGSDVFLKLENFQKTGSFKVRGAFNKLLSMMPKDRSKGVIAVSAGNHAQGVAYASSTLGIKSTIIMPETAPISKYLATRSYGANVILYGRFLHEGIEKANEIMRNTGSIFIHPYDDINVILGQATLGLELLSLSPDVVVVPIGGGGLISGISIALKAKLPNVKIIGVQTTASPSMKISKESGKLISVEPSFSVADGILVKNPSSLTFDIINELVDDIVLVNDEEISETIFLLAERSKVLVEGAGAASLAAIINNKISLPLNKSKVVSIISGGNIDMSLFTNIIGKMLYISKRVVKIKVIVPDKPGYLNRILSNVVKVRGNIIDIVHDRVSSDVPPGFTKIYVTFEVPSKENLNSFINDMNNEGIETKFVE, from the coding sequence ATGAAGTACGTTGATTTGTTTGAAAAAGTTAGAGAAGCAAAGGAAAGAATATCTCCTTATATTCATGAAACACCAGTGGAATATTCAACTACCTTCTCTAGGAGATCAGGCAGTGACGTTTTTTTAAAACTTGAGAATTTCCAAAAAACGGGCTCGTTTAAAGTTAGAGGCGCTTTCAACAAACTTCTATCGATGATGCCAAAAGATAGGAGTAAAGGCGTAATAGCGGTTTCAGCAGGGAATCATGCTCAAGGAGTTGCTTACGCCTCATCTACGTTAGGAATTAAATCTACAATAATAATGCCAGAAACTGCCCCAATATCTAAGTATTTAGCTACTAGATCCTATGGAGCTAATGTAATTCTATACGGTAGATTTTTACATGAAGGAATAGAAAAGGCTAATGAAATAATGCGAAATACTGGAAGTATTTTTATTCATCCATACGATGATATAAACGTCATTTTAGGACAAGCAACACTTGGCTTAGAACTTCTTTCACTCTCCCCTGACGTGGTGGTAGTTCCGATAGGAGGAGGAGGATTAATTTCTGGAATAAGTATTGCCTTAAAGGCAAAACTCCCTAATGTGAAGATAATAGGCGTTCAGACTACTGCTTCGCCATCAATGAAGATTTCTAAGGAGTCAGGCAAGTTAATAAGTGTGGAGCCTTCATTCTCAGTTGCTGATGGTATATTAGTTAAAAATCCATCTTCTCTTACATTTGATATAATAAATGAATTGGTTGATGATATAGTTTTAGTAAATGATGAAGAAATTAGTGAAACTATCTTTCTTTTAGCAGAAAGATCAAAGGTTCTAGTAGAAGGAGCGGGAGCAGCTTCCTTGGCCGCTATTATAAATAATAAAATTAGTCTACCTTTAAATAAATCTAAAGTAGTGTCAATAATAAGTGGGGGCAACATCGATATGAGTTTATTTACAAATATAATAGGGAAAATGCTATATATATCCAAGAGGGTAGTAAAAATTAAAGTAATTGTTCCTGATAAGCCTGGTTACCTTAATAGGATTTTAAGTAATGTAGTAAAGGTAAGAGGAAATATAATAGATATTGTTCATGATAGGGTAAGCAGTGATGTGCCACCGGGCTTTACAAAGATATATGTTACTTTTGAAGTACCTAGTAAAGAAAACCTTAATTCATTTATTAATGATATGAACAATGAAGGTATAGAAACTAAATTTGTAGAATGA
- a CDS encoding AsnC family transcriptional regulator — MELQSDIQETDYKLIMELQYNFPISERPYLEIGRRLGITEDEVIFRIKNLIDKEVIKRIGMYVNFRSKGMVGALVASNIKTSNLDSFRRMALGIREITHNFVRDHPRFNVWFVIKDYTREDLSERVNEILKKVECNDYVILFSKKNLKLSVKYNVIEGVSMSRDDELTPEHIPTAEEIGINNELLKQLSYPLPLSSRPFKDLADKISISEENLIDLVLRLRKLHVIKDYGATINGEKVGIKENAMVLINSDDLEKGCINIATNVKEATHVVLREADKEWDYLCYAMIHGKDKRVISQAARKIVSITSAKSYMTLYSMDNLKPGVVI; from the coding sequence ATGGAACTTCAAAGTGACATACAAGAAACTGATTATAAGCTAATAATGGAGCTACAGTATAATTTTCCAATCTCTGAAAGACCTTATTTGGAAATAGGTAGAAGGTTAGGTATTACAGAAGATGAAGTAATTTTTAGAATAAAAAATCTAATTGATAAAGAAGTAATAAAAAGAATTGGAATGTATGTCAATTTTAGAAGTAAAGGAATGGTAGGAGCTCTAGTGGCTTCCAATATAAAGACGTCTAATCTAGACTCTTTTAGAAGGATGGCGCTAGGGATAAGAGAAATCACTCATAATTTCGTCAGGGATCATCCTAGATTTAACGTATGGTTTGTAATTAAGGATTACACGAGAGAGGACTTATCAGAAAGGGTGAACGAAATTCTTAAAAAAGTGGAATGTAATGATTATGTAATTTTATTCTCAAAGAAAAATTTAAAGTTAAGTGTTAAATATAATGTAATAGAAGGAGTTTCTATGAGTAGAGATGATGAACTAACGCCAGAACACATCCCTACTGCAGAAGAGATAGGTATAAACAACGAGTTACTAAAACAGCTCTCTTATCCTTTACCTTTAAGCAGTAGACCTTTTAAGGATTTAGCAGATAAAATTTCTATTAGTGAGGAAAATTTAATTGATCTTGTATTAAGGCTTAGAAAGCTACATGTAATAAAGGACTACGGAGCTACAATAAATGGTGAAAAAGTAGGAATAAAGGAAAACGCTATGGTATTAATAAACTCAGACGATTTAGAAAAAGGATGTATCAATATTGCTACTAACGTTAAAGAGGCCACACATGTGGTACTTAGGGAAGCTGATAAGGAGTGGGACTACCTATGTTATGCAATGATACACGGTAAGGATAAGAGAGTAATATCTCAAGCAGCCAGGAAAATAGTTAGCATTACTTCTGCTAAGAGTTATATGACACTATATAGTATGGATAACCTAAAGCCTGGTGTAGTTATTTGA
- the cyaB gene encoding class IV adenylate cyclase, translating into MIEREIKMKLKSPSLNDLERELQQRSVPIISTEEQEDIYFNYKYRNFKQSDEAIRLRKIGNKYELTYKGPKQGSFGKSREEITISISNTDIPNIRIIMERIGLYETFIVKKLRKNFKIEKFIISLDRVEGLGEFIEIEGDNVTEDELKSFSEHFIRDFHIEGEVTNTSYLELLLMKNGKDE; encoded by the coding sequence ATGATAGAAAGAGAAATAAAAATGAAGCTTAAATCTCCCTCTCTTAATGATTTAGAAAGAGAACTGCAACAGAGATCTGTTCCAATAATTAGCACGGAAGAACAAGAGGATATATACTTTAATTATAAATATAGGAATTTTAAACAAAGCGATGAAGCTATTAGATTAAGAAAGATAGGAAATAAATATGAATTAACATATAAAGGACCTAAACAGGGAAGTTTTGGAAAAAGCAGAGAAGAAATTACAATATCAATATCTAACACTGACATACCAAATATAAGAATCATAATGGAAAGAATCGGCTTATATGAAACTTTTATTGTTAAAAAATTAAGAAAAAATTTTAAAATAGAAAAATTTATAATATCCTTGGATAGGGTGGAGGGATTAGGAGAATTCATCGAAATTGAGGGGGACAACGTTACCGAAGACGAATTGAAATCTTTCTCTGAACATTTTATACGAGACTTTCACATAGAAGGAGAAGTAACAAATACCTCTTATCTTGAACTTTTATTGATGAAGAATGGCAAAGACGAATAA
- the radA gene encoding DNA repair and recombination protein RadA has product MGDQVQENLSKKSVRSIDELPGVSQNILTKLQEAGYPTIESIAIASAQDLSVAAGIPLTTAQKIIKEARESLDIKFKTALEIKKERLTVKKITTSSQALDGLLGGGIETRTMTEFFGEYGTGKTQICHQISVNVQLPPEKGGLNGKAVYIDTEGTFRWERIEAMAKGQGLDPEQVMNNIYFIRAVNSDHQMAIVDELQEKIVEDPSIKLIVVDSVMAQFRADYTGRENLAARQQKLNKHLHQLTKLAEMYDIAVVITNQVMARPDMFYGDPTTAVGGHTLYHVPGIRLQVKRSRGNKRIARMIDAPHLPEGEVVFEITEEGVRDSQE; this is encoded by the coding sequence GTGGGAGATCAAGTTCAAGAAAATTTAAGCAAGAAGTCAGTTAGATCTATAGATGAATTACCTGGGGTCAGTCAGAATATTCTAACTAAACTTCAAGAAGCAGGTTATCCTACTATAGAGTCAATTGCAATAGCTTCAGCCCAAGATCTAAGCGTTGCTGCTGGAATACCTTTAACCACAGCACAAAAAATTATAAAGGAAGCTCGTGAATCTCTAGATATAAAATTTAAGACAGCTCTTGAAATTAAAAAAGAGAGACTAACAGTAAAGAAAATAACTACCAGCAGTCAAGCTTTAGACGGTCTTCTAGGAGGAGGAATAGAAACTAGAACCATGACTGAATTTTTCGGCGAGTATGGTACTGGCAAAACACAGATATGCCACCAGATAAGCGTAAACGTACAGCTTCCTCCTGAGAAGGGAGGCCTGAACGGAAAGGCGGTATATATTGATACAGAAGGTACGTTCAGATGGGAGAGAATAGAAGCTATGGCTAAAGGTCAAGGTTTAGATCCAGAACAAGTAATGAACAATATTTATTTCATAAGGGCTGTAAACAGTGACCATCAGATGGCTATTGTAGATGAACTGCAGGAAAAGATAGTGGAAGACCCTTCAATAAAGCTAATAGTAGTTGATTCAGTAATGGCTCAGTTTAGGGCGGATTACACTGGAAGAGAGAATTTAGCCGCAAGGCAACAGAAACTCAACAAGCATCTTCATCAACTTACTAAATTAGCCGAGATGTATGATATTGCAGTAGTTATTACTAATCAGGTGATGGCAAGGCCAGACATGTTTTATGGAGATCCAACTACCGCAGTTGGAGGGCATACTCTTTATCATGTACCAGGGATAAGACTTCAAGTAAAGCGTAGCAGGGGGAACAAGAGAATTGCGAGAATGATTGATGCTCCTCATCTGCCTGAAGGAGAAGTAGTGTTTGAAATTACAGAGGAAGGAGTAAGAGACTCTCAAGAGTAA
- a CDS encoding NAD(P)/FAD-dependent oxidoreductase — protein sequence MDKIDVAIIGGGPAGLFAAYEMAISGASRKYNIVLIDKGVRAIKRTCPLLSPKEKCTFCNPCHITYGIGGAGTYSSGIINLRPDIGGELQEIVRSWDEAQSLINYVDDVLVKFGAPKDRLFEPNMERVLEIQKKAAKVGAEFVPIKQRHIGTDKTPLVIENMTSFVEREGVKIWELTDVMEIEKSGNKFSLKTSKGEVEANIVMASPGRAGAKWFFDQAKKLGLDMIPGPLDIGVRVEAEKFVTEELTKAVWDPKVIMYSKKYDDKVRTFCVNPGGFIMKEVYDDGTIGVNGETYADRKSNNTNFAFLTTIKLSDPLEDTIEYGKSIARLMTRLGGERPILQRLIDFEKGRRSTWERIERSTVKPTLRDVTPGDISMGLPYRVISNLIEGLERLDNIAPGIYSSNTLLYAPEIKYYSMKAVVDRNMETVIDNLFAAGDGTGLSRGINVAAATGILAAKGILLKLGVS from the coding sequence ATGGATAAGATAGATGTAGCAATAATAGGAGGAGGTCCTGCTGGACTATTTGCAGCATACGAAATGGCTATTAGCGGGGCTTCGAGAAAATACAATATAGTTTTAATAGATAAGGGAGTTAGAGCGATAAAGAGAACTTGCCCTCTACTTTCTCCTAAGGAAAAATGTACCTTCTGTAATCCTTGCCATATTACCTACGGAATAGGTGGAGCTGGAACTTATAGCAGTGGTATAATCAATCTAAGACCAGATATAGGTGGAGAATTACAAGAAATAGTTAGAAGTTGGGATGAAGCACAAAGTCTGATTAATTACGTCGATGATGTGCTAGTAAAGTTCGGAGCACCTAAGGATAGACTTTTCGAACCAAACATGGAAAGAGTATTAGAAATACAAAAGAAGGCAGCTAAGGTTGGAGCAGAATTTGTACCAATTAAACAAAGGCATATAGGAACAGATAAAACTCCTCTAGTAATAGAAAATATGACGTCTTTCGTAGAGCGAGAAGGTGTTAAAATTTGGGAATTAACTGATGTAATGGAGATAGAAAAATCTGGCAATAAGTTCTCGCTCAAGACTTCAAAGGGAGAAGTAGAGGCTAACATAGTAATGGCTTCTCCAGGGAGAGCTGGAGCTAAGTGGTTCTTCGACCAAGCTAAAAAATTAGGCTTAGATATGATACCTGGACCCCTTGATATAGGAGTGAGAGTCGAGGCGGAAAAATTTGTCACTGAGGAATTAACCAAAGCAGTATGGGATCCGAAGGTAATTATGTATTCGAAGAAATATGACGATAAAGTAAGAACTTTCTGCGTTAACCCAGGAGGATTCATAATGAAGGAAGTTTATGATGATGGTACTATAGGAGTTAATGGTGAAACTTACGCAGATAGAAAAAGCAACAATACAAATTTTGCATTCCTTACTACTATAAAACTCTCTGATCCACTAGAGGATACTATAGAGTACGGTAAAAGTATAGCAAGGTTAATGACTAGACTTGGAGGAGAAAGGCCTATACTCCAAAGACTCATAGATTTCGAGAAGGGCAGAAGAAGTACTTGGGAAAGAATAGAAAGATCTACTGTAAAACCCACATTACGTGACGTAACTCCAGGAGACATAAGCATGGGATTACCTTATAGAGTAATAAGCAATTTAATTGAAGGGCTTGAAAGATTAGATAATATAGCTCCAGGCATATATTCCTCAAATACTTTGCTTTACGCTCCTGAAATAAAATACTATAGCATGAAGGCTGTAGTAGATAGAAACATGGAAACGGTAATAGATAATCTATTTGCGGCTGGAGATGGAACTGGTCTATCAAGAGGAATAAATGTGGCTGCAGCTACAGGAATTTTAGCCGCGAAAGGTATATTATTAAAGCTAGGAGTTAGCTAG